A stretch of the Streptomyces sp. NBC_00078 genome encodes the following:
- a CDS encoding STAS domain-containing protein, translating into MADKQEPAGHGRLTVVRTDAEGITVLSLDGEVDHQSAGALTRAMPPADATTGQRVVVDLSQVTFMDSSGINALIAAHQATQAARGWLRLAGARGAVLRTIQLVGLDTIVTCRPTVRDALAP; encoded by the coding sequence GTGGCAGACAAACAGGAACCAGCCGGTCACGGCCGGCTGACCGTCGTCCGCACTGATGCCGAAGGCATCACCGTGCTCAGCCTCGACGGAGAAGTCGACCATCAGAGCGCGGGCGCCCTGACCCGGGCCATGCCTCCGGCGGACGCCACCACCGGACAACGGGTCGTCGTCGATCTGAGCCAGGTCACGTTCATGGACTCCAGCGGCATCAACGCCCTGATCGCCGCTCATCAGGCCACGCAGGCCGCACGGGGGTGGCTGCGGCTCGCGGGGGCACGGGGCGCCGTTTTGCGCACCATTCAGCTCGTGGGGCTCGACACGATCGTCACGTGTCGTCCTACCGTCCGGGACGCCCTGGCGCCATGA
- a CDS encoding ATP-binding protein: MHDVAPAEVTVALDGAAGCIAGSRARATDFLTRARSAYGLPVSARAMDLAQLVVSELVTNALKYAPGPVLLHLRITGGALEIAVWDTEPTLPSAETADAGRVGQHGLEIVMAVVQRFESHREPGGKRITARLALFEGPLDRAG; encoded by the coding sequence ATGCACGATGTCGCACCCGCTGAGGTGACGGTGGCCCTGGACGGAGCGGCGGGCTGTATCGCCGGCTCGAGGGCCCGGGCAACGGATTTCCTGACACGGGCCCGGTCCGCGTACGGGCTGCCCGTGTCGGCCCGCGCCATGGACCTGGCCCAGCTGGTGGTCAGTGAGCTGGTCACCAACGCGCTGAAATACGCTCCCGGACCGGTGCTGTTGCACCTGCGCATCACCGGCGGCGCGCTGGAGATCGCGGTGTGGGACACCGAACCGACGCTTCCGTCCGCCGAGACCGCTGACGCCGGGCGGGTCGGCCAGCACGGTCTGGAGATCGTGATGGCGGTGGTGCAGCGCTTCGAGTCGCACCGGGAGCCCGGCGGCAAGCGCATCACCGCCCGGCTCGCCCTGTTCGAGGGTCCGCTGGACCGCGCGGGCTGA
- a CDS encoding tyrosine-type recombinase/integrase produces MLDHLFVPVAAADRFLQHVRFGKGKAESTTETYAYALALFLRWCLRTDRDWHTAAPDLGLFMTWLRHAPKGMSGIEPSPGAALMVGPGRKPARGEKRVNGVLTAVRGMVAHAVTHGDAPQWVLPVLFDLASTADLPAAARGEGSTAGVRLGVRHRVKEPKRPVDRASDEEILALLRACRTARDRMMLLFMGRGGLRRGELVGLRREDIHFLLSSVSLGCAVAGPHLHVVRRELNPNGAWAKSRRERVVPVDRLLVQAHDRYVMERIACRAADACDFVLVNLQREPLGAPMPPRAVNELMAALSERASLGRRVRPHQLRHAFASNARAAGADWDELSELMGHESPESLLPYLHPDSQALRNVVERVPSPRVLTTDGAGK; encoded by the coding sequence GTGTTGGACCACTTGTTCGTTCCAGTGGCGGCTGCGGATCGGTTCCTGCAACACGTCCGGTTCGGCAAGGGCAAGGCCGAGTCGACTACGGAGACCTACGCGTACGCGCTCGCGTTGTTCCTGCGCTGGTGTCTGCGCACGGACCGGGATTGGCACACTGCGGCACCGGACTTGGGCCTGTTCATGACGTGGCTGCGGCACGCGCCGAAAGGCATGTCGGGCATCGAGCCGTCGCCGGGGGCGGCGCTGATGGTCGGTCCGGGGCGCAAGCCAGCGCGCGGTGAGAAACGGGTCAACGGGGTACTGACAGCGGTGCGTGGGATGGTCGCGCATGCGGTGACACATGGTGACGCACCGCAGTGGGTACTGCCAGTCCTGTTCGACTTGGCTTCAACGGCGGATCTGCCAGCCGCGGCAAGGGGTGAGGGCTCGACGGCGGGGGTGCGTCTGGGAGTACGGCACCGGGTGAAGGAGCCGAAGCGACCGGTGGACCGGGCCAGCGATGAGGAGATCCTCGCGCTGCTGCGGGCCTGCCGGACGGCGCGGGACCGGATGATGCTCCTCTTCATGGGCAGGGGCGGTCTGCGCAGGGGGGAACTGGTCGGGCTGCGGCGGGAGGACATCCATTTCCTGCTCAGTTCCGTGTCTCTGGGTTGCGCGGTGGCCGGACCGCACTTGCACGTGGTGCGGCGCGAGCTGAACCCGAACGGAGCGTGGGCCAAGTCCCGCCGCGAGCGGGTGGTCCCTGTCGATCGGCTGCTGGTGCAAGCGCACGACCGGTATGTGATGGAGCGGATCGCCTGCCGCGCGGCGGATGCGTGCGACTTCGTGTTGGTGAACCTGCAGCGGGAGCCACTGGGTGCGCCGATGCCGCCGCGAGCAGTCAACGAGTTGATGGCCGCGCTCAGCGAGCGGGCCAGCTTGGGACGCAGGGTCCGGCCGCATCAGCTCCGTCATGCTTTTGCCAGTAACGCGCGAGCGGCAGGGGCGGACTGGGATGAGTTGTCGGAGCTGATGGGCCACGAATCGCCTGAGTCGTTGCTCCCCTATTTGCATCCCGACTCACAAGCCTTGCGGAACGTCGTCGAGCGGGTCCCCTCACCACGGGTGCTGACCACGGACGGAGCGGGCAAGTGA